One Cryobacterium psychrophilum DNA segment encodes these proteins:
- the glyA gene encoding serine hydroxymethyltransferase: MPDSAASSVLASTFNEPLEVVDPEIAAVLEQELGRQRDYLEMIASENFVPRSVLQSQGSVLTNKYAEGYPGRRYYGGCEYVDVAEQLAIDRAKSLFGAAYANVQPHSGATANAAVLSAIATPGDTILGLELAHGGHLTHGMKLNFSGKLYNPVAYGVDKETFRVDMDSVRDAALEHKPKVIIAGWSAYPRQLDFEAFRAIADEVGALLWVDMAHFAGLVAAGVHPSPVPFADVVSSTVHKTLAGPRSGFILSRDMALAKKLNSNVFPGQQGGPLMHVIAAKATAFKLAAEPEFKERQERTLRGASILAARLMADDTRAHGIDVLTGGTDVHLVLADLRNSEINGQQAEDALHEVGITVNRNAVPFDPRPPMVTSGLRIGTPALATRGFGDVEFTEVADVIAEALKPGADKAALSARVRTLTQAFPLYSGLQQ; the protein is encoded by the coding sequence GTGCCTGATTCCGCCGCTTCATCCGTGCTAGCGTCCACCTTCAACGAGCCACTCGAGGTCGTTGACCCCGAGATCGCCGCCGTTCTCGAGCAGGAACTCGGTCGCCAGCGCGACTACCTCGAAATGATCGCCAGCGAGAACTTCGTGCCGCGTTCCGTCTTGCAGTCGCAGGGCTCCGTGCTCACCAACAAGTACGCCGAGGGTTACCCCGGACGCCGCTACTACGGTGGCTGCGAGTACGTCGACGTCGCCGAGCAGCTGGCTATCGACCGTGCCAAGAGCCTGTTCGGTGCCGCATACGCCAATGTTCAGCCGCACTCCGGCGCCACCGCCAACGCCGCCGTGCTGAGCGCCATTGCCACTCCCGGCGACACGATCCTCGGCCTTGAGCTCGCCCACGGTGGTCACCTCACCCACGGCATGAAGCTCAACTTCTCCGGCAAGCTCTACAACCCGGTCGCCTACGGCGTCGACAAGGAAACGTTCCGCGTCGACATGGACTCGGTGCGTGACGCTGCGCTCGAGCACAAGCCCAAGGTGATCATCGCCGGCTGGTCCGCCTACCCGCGTCAGCTCGACTTCGAAGCCTTCCGTGCCATCGCCGACGAGGTGGGCGCGCTCCTCTGGGTCGACATGGCACACTTCGCCGGACTGGTTGCTGCTGGCGTGCACCCTTCGCCCGTTCCCTTCGCTGACGTGGTCTCGAGCACCGTGCACAAGACCCTCGCCGGTCCGCGCTCCGGCTTCATCCTGTCTCGCGACATGGCCCTGGCCAAGAAGCTCAACTCCAACGTGTTCCCCGGCCAGCAGGGCGGCCCGCTCATGCACGTGATCGCCGCCAAGGCCACCGCGTTCAAGCTTGCGGCCGAGCCCGAGTTCAAGGAACGCCAGGAGCGCACCCTTCGCGGTGCCAGCATCCTCGCCGCCCGGCTGATGGCCGACGACACCCGCGCCCACGGCATCGACGTACTCACGGGAGGCACCGACGTTCACCTCGTTCTTGCCGACCTGCGCAACTCGGAGATCAACGGCCAGCAGGCCGAAGACGCCCTGCACGAGGTGGGCATCACCGTGAACCGCAACGCGGTCCCGTTCGACCCGCGCCCGCCCATGGTCACGAGCGGGCTGCGCATTGGCACGCCGGCGCTGGCCACGCGTGGCTTTGGCGACGTGGAGTTCACCGAGGTCGCCGACGTCATTGCTGAGGCCCTCAAGCCCGGCGCCGACAAGGCTGCCCTGAGCGCACGCGTTCGTACGCTCACGCAGGCCTTCCCGCTGTACTCCGGCCTCCAGCAGTAG
- a CDS encoding Na+/H+ antiporter subunit D gives MNVLVPLIVALPLLGAAMALVLGKRREPQILVSVAVLVAVAVISAILLVLVDRGGPAVVHVGNWNAPWGIVLVVDRLSAIMLLVSALMLLGVLLFAVGQGLLDGHAETPVSIFHPTYLVLSAGLFNAFIAGDLFNMYVGFEMLLSASYVLLTLGGTGSRIRAGVTYIVVSLVSSLLFLSSIALIYGATGTVTLALIAERLPNLPGDVQIILGLLLLLAFSVKAAVFPLSFWLPDSYPTAPAPVTAVFAGLLTKVGIYAILRSQTLLFPDHPFSMLLMVVAGLTMIVGILGALAQADIKRLLSFTLVSHIGYMLFGIAIGTPLAIAATIFYVVHHITVQTTLFLCAGLIERVGGTTSLSRLGGLLKASPFVAILFFAGAVNLGGLPPFSGFLGKVALFQAGAREGSPIIWVLIAAGAATSLLTLYALARTWNIAFWRPRKEVLTYTSATLAALVEDPEDEGTVLKKTVSPLMVGTTTVMLVLTLSLSVFAGPLFDVSVRAAGNITDPSTYIDAVFPNGTP, from the coding sequence ATGAACGTGCTTGTGCCCCTGATCGTGGCGCTCCCGCTGCTCGGCGCGGCCATGGCCCTCGTACTCGGCAAACGCCGCGAACCACAGATTCTGGTGAGCGTGGCGGTACTCGTGGCCGTGGCGGTGATCAGCGCCATACTGCTCGTACTGGTGGACCGTGGCGGACCGGCCGTGGTGCACGTGGGTAACTGGAACGCGCCCTGGGGCATTGTGCTCGTCGTCGACCGGCTCTCCGCGATCATGCTGCTCGTGTCGGCGTTGATGCTGCTCGGTGTGCTGCTGTTCGCCGTGGGCCAGGGGCTGCTGGACGGGCATGCTGAGACCCCGGTGTCGATCTTCCACCCCACGTACCTCGTGCTGTCGGCCGGGCTGTTCAACGCCTTCATCGCCGGGGACCTGTTCAACATGTACGTGGGATTCGAAATGCTGCTCTCCGCGAGCTACGTCCTGCTGACCCTCGGAGGTACGGGATCGCGCATCCGTGCGGGCGTCACCTACATCGTGGTGAGCCTTGTGTCGTCCCTACTGTTCCTCAGCTCGATTGCGCTTATCTACGGAGCCACGGGCACGGTGACTCTGGCCCTGATTGCCGAGCGACTCCCGAACCTGCCCGGCGACGTGCAGATCATTCTCGGGCTGCTTCTGCTGCTGGCCTTCAGCGTGAAGGCGGCCGTCTTTCCGCTGTCGTTCTGGCTACCGGACTCGTATCCCACGGCCCCCGCCCCGGTGACGGCGGTGTTTGCCGGGCTGCTCACCAAGGTGGGTATCTACGCCATTCTGCGCAGCCAGACGCTGCTCTTTCCCGACCACCCATTCTCGATGCTGCTCATGGTGGTGGCCGGGCTCACGATGATTGTGGGGATTCTCGGGGCGCTCGCCCAAGCTGACATCAAACGCCTGCTCTCGTTCACCCTCGTCAGCCACATCGGCTACATGCTGTTCGGTATCGCGATCGGTACCCCCCTCGCCATTGCCGCGACCATCTTCTACGTGGTGCACCACATCACGGTGCAGACCACACTGTTTCTGTGCGCGGGGCTCATCGAGCGGGTCGGCGGAACGACCTCGCTCTCCCGGCTCGGAGGTCTGCTGAAGGCGTCGCCGTTCGTGGCGATCTTGTTCTTCGCCGGCGCCGTGAACCTCGGCGGACTCCCGCCGTTCTCCGGCTTTCTCGGCAAGGTCGCGCTGTTCCAGGCCGGCGCGCGGGAGGGCAGTCCGATCATCTGGGTCCTCATCGCGGCCGGTGCCGCTACGTCGCTGCTCACCCTGTACGCGCTCGCCCGCACCTGGAACATCGCGTTCTGGCGGCCCCGCAAAGAGGTTCTCACCTACACGTCCGCCACGCTCGCCGCGCTGGTGGAAGACCCGGAAGACGAGGGAACGGTGCTCAAGAAGACCGTTTCACCGCTCATGGTGGGCACCACCACGGTCATGCTGGTCCTCACCCTGAGTCTTTCGGTATTCGCGGGGCCCCTCTTCGACGTCAGCGTGCGCGCGGCCGGAAACATCACGGATCCGTCCACGTACATTGACGCCGTCTTTCCGAACGGCACGCCATGA
- a CDS encoding Na+/H+ antiporter subunit E: MTPRKGRLVSVANQLPAIVGLVVLWMLLWGSFSWLNFVTGTGVAVLVSVSFYLVPVQLSNRVNPWFVLTYLVRLIIDIVRASVQVAGLALSPRLVTSNAILAVHLRTRSDLILTWTAVSTSIVPGSIVVDIDREHSTLYLHVLNVHSAAGIERFRRTVLETERRIIRAVGSRQDLERLRGVTPPTPDDSTTTKGQTP; the protein is encoded by the coding sequence ATGACACCGCGCAAAGGACGTCTCGTCAGCGTCGCCAACCAGCTGCCCGCGATTGTCGGTCTCGTTGTGCTGTGGATGCTGTTGTGGGGCTCATTCTCCTGGCTCAATTTCGTGACCGGTACGGGCGTTGCCGTGCTCGTCTCCGTGTCGTTCTACCTGGTTCCGGTGCAGCTGAGCAACCGTGTGAACCCGTGGTTCGTTCTCACCTACCTCGTGCGCCTCATCATCGACATTGTGCGAGCATCCGTGCAGGTGGCCGGACTTGCGCTGTCCCCGCGCCTCGTCACGAGCAACGCCATTTTGGCCGTGCACCTGCGCACCCGCAGCGACCTCATCCTCACCTGGACCGCAGTATCGACGTCGATCGTGCCCGGATCCATCGTGGTAGACATTGATCGCGAGCACTCCACCCTGTACCTGCACGTGCTCAACGTGCACAGCGCCGCCGGCATCGAACGGTTTCGACGCACGGTGCTGGAGACCGAACGCCGAATCATTCGAGCCGTCGGCTCAAGGCAGGACCTCGAGCGCTTGCGCGGGGTCACACCGCCGACACCGGACGACTCCACCACCACGAAAGGACAGACCCCATGA
- a CDS encoding MFS transporter, translating to MSITASIPIQRAEEPPTGVIPLGRPFPWAGLIVLGAAVFLSITSEMMPVGLLPEMSSSLGVAPSQVGLLVSWFAFTVVATSTGLAHLTRRFPRHSLLLAVLVVFAISNVLTAIAPSYEFVVASRVLGGMAHGIFWSVVGAYAGHLVPKEQIGRAVAITVAGGTLAFIFGVPVATMIGHLLGWRPTFILLAGLMLVGAFLVWRFVPRVTHHAGRHPRAQKGAAASAAPKARRDPTTAAVALICAITALTMVGHYTFYTYVTPFLTGGLGVTVADVPAMLFAFGIAGAVGLLLVGTVFGPRPQLGLVVGIAAAAAAVAVLAITQLPGSVVTMPVAIGAFMLWGLAFGTLPPLLQTRMLHTASARIRDTASAWYTTAFNAGIGGGALLGALLLDTVGMNVIPWVYVALLGLALVLVIVTDSLSRRRA from the coding sequence ATGTCAATTACCGCGTCCATTCCCATTCAACGGGCCGAGGAACCGCCCACCGGCGTGATCCCGCTCGGACGGCCTTTCCCCTGGGCAGGACTCATCGTTCTCGGCGCCGCCGTCTTCCTCTCGATCACCTCGGAGATGATGCCCGTCGGGCTGCTGCCCGAGATGAGCTCGTCGCTCGGCGTCGCCCCGTCGCAGGTCGGCCTGCTCGTGAGCTGGTTCGCGTTCACCGTGGTGGCCACGAGCACCGGCCTCGCCCATCTCACCCGTCGATTCCCCCGACACAGCCTGCTCCTGGCCGTGCTCGTGGTCTTCGCGATCAGCAACGTGCTCACCGCCATCGCGCCCAGCTACGAATTCGTCGTCGCGTCCCGGGTGCTCGGCGGCATGGCGCACGGAATCTTCTGGTCGGTCGTCGGCGCCTACGCCGGGCACCTCGTGCCCAAGGAACAGATCGGCCGCGCCGTGGCCATCACGGTTGCCGGTGGAACCCTCGCGTTCATATTCGGCGTGCCCGTGGCCACGATGATCGGGCACCTGCTCGGCTGGCGACCCACGTTTATTCTGCTCGCCGGCCTCATGCTGGTGGGTGCGTTCCTCGTATGGCGCTTCGTGCCTCGAGTGACGCACCACGCCGGGCGCCATCCGCGCGCGCAGAAGGGCGCCGCGGCCTCGGCTGCCCCGAAGGCTCGTCGTGACCCGACGACAGCCGCCGTCGCCCTCATCTGCGCCATCACCGCGCTCACGATGGTGGGGCACTACACCTTTTACACCTACGTCACCCCGTTCCTCACCGGCGGGCTCGGCGTGACCGTGGCCGATGTTCCCGCCATGCTCTTCGCGTTCGGCATCGCCGGCGCGGTGGGCCTACTGCTCGTGGGCACGGTCTTCGGCCCCCGGCCGCAGCTTGGCCTCGTGGTGGGCATCGCCGCCGCCGCCGCCGCGGTCGCGGTGCTCGCCATCACCCAGCTGCCCGGAAGTGTCGTCACGATGCCGGTCGCCATCGGAGCCTTCATGCTCTGGGGGCTCGCGTTCGGCACCCTGCCGCCCCTGCTGCAGACCCGGATGCTGCACACCGCGTCTGCCCGCATACGCGACACCGCGAGTGCCTGGTACACCACCGCATTCAACGCCGGCATCGGTGGCGGAGCCCTGCTCGGGGCGCTGCTGCTCGACACGGTGGGCATGAACGTCATTCCGTGGGTCTACGTGGCCCTGCTCGGGCTGGCCCTCGTGCTCGTGATCGTCACCGACAGTCTGTCCCGCCGCCGCGCCTGA
- a CDS encoding monovalent cation/H+ antiporter complex subunit F produces the protein MMQTVAIIAGILFALGGLFAVYRIVRGPSVLDRVIASDVLVATVICALGAEMALNRHTDNLPVLLVLALFAVLGSLSVARFLPARDSA, from the coding sequence ATGATGCAGACGGTGGCGATCATCGCCGGAATATTGTTCGCCCTCGGTGGCCTGTTCGCGGTGTACCGCATCGTGCGGGGCCCGTCGGTGCTGGATCGGGTTATCGCCTCCGATGTGCTCGTGGCGACGGTTATCTGTGCGCTCGGCGCCGAAATGGCGCTCAACCGCCACACCGACAACCTCCCCGTGCTGCTGGTGCTCGCCCTCTTCGCTGTGCTCGGCTCGCTCAGTGTGGCCCGTTTCCTCCCCGCGCGGGACAGCGCATGA
- a CDS encoding Na+/H+ antiporter subunit A, translated as MATLLLVFTVLSALTPWLTRLLGTRVFYVIALLPAGAFAYTLTQTAVVTVGGSVTQSIPWIPALGISLSFRVDTLAWLLALVVTGIGALVLVYCASYFSPDEPGLGRFAALLLAFAGTMYGLVTADDLLVMFMFWEITSVLSYLLIGHYTSKRESRGAALQALLVTTFGGLIMLVGVIMISVGAGTTSLAVIVAQPVTGPLGTWGILLILVGALSKSALVPFHFWLPAAMAAPTPVSAYLHAAAMVKAGIYIVARLAPGYADSDGWLPVLVTLGVWTMLVGAWRSLRQYDLKLLLAYGTVSQLGFLMIVVGFGTRNTALAGAALLLAHALYKATLFLVVGVIDHRAGTRDWRALSGVGRSSPALAVIALIAVASMAGIPPLFGYVAKEAVFTSLLDAGVGGSAWGWIALVGTAVGSVLTVAYSIRFFWGAFGTRPTVATTVLHPSPRDTLLAPAVLTVATVALGVFASALDPLLAPYANTVPGDGSASEAYYLALWHGLEPALLLSAVVIGLGVLLFRWRRRVARLQATVPAWIDAGHGYGMTVRAVDRTAARLTYLGQRGGLPQYLGTILVVFVLALGFAAAVNRSWPERIVLWDYPGQVLIALIMGIAAVMAARVGQRMTAVLLAGVTGFGLVVLFAFHGAPDLALTQALVETITLVIFVLVLRRLPTQIAQHNRPRHRKRRALIGALVGIVMGTIGVVALGARQDPSIASELPRLAVEEGHGNNIVNVMLVDIRAWDTLGEIAVLIVVATGVASLLFVSGRNAEVPRLRDSRRLRLGRNRRRVIADPEVSGEGHAVTRQAFLVAGRKIPAQHRSILIEVLVRMLFHPAIIVSLYLLFAGHNEPGGGFAGGLIAGLALVLRYIAGGRYELGEAAPIDPGKILGLGIILAGGLSVVSLVFGGVPLESAYVTTEVPVLGSLSFGTSTIFDIGVYLVVIGLVYDILRSLGSEIDRQSEVDELGPELQTSVPGSGLVASETTTDTAPVTTWEGRA; from the coding sequence GTGGCGACTCTCCTCCTTGTATTCACAGTTCTGTCGGCGCTCACGCCGTGGCTCACCCGGCTGCTCGGCACCCGTGTGTTCTATGTGATCGCCCTGCTCCCCGCCGGAGCCTTCGCCTACACACTCACGCAGACCGCGGTCGTCACCGTGGGTGGATCCGTCACCCAGAGCATCCCGTGGATTCCTGCCCTCGGCATCAGCCTCTCCTTTCGCGTTGACACGCTCGCGTGGCTCCTCGCCCTCGTGGTCACGGGCATCGGCGCCCTCGTCCTGGTCTACTGCGCTAGCTACTTCTCTCCCGATGAGCCGGGGCTGGGCCGCTTCGCCGCCCTGTTACTCGCCTTTGCCGGCACCATGTACGGGCTCGTCACCGCCGACGACCTTCTCGTGATGTTCATGTTCTGGGAGATCACGAGCGTGCTGTCCTACCTGCTGATCGGGCATTACACGAGCAAGCGTGAGAGTCGTGGTGCCGCGCTGCAGGCACTGCTCGTGACCACGTTCGGCGGCCTGATCATGCTCGTGGGCGTCATTATGATCTCGGTCGGCGCCGGTACGACGTCCCTCGCGGTGATCGTGGCCCAGCCGGTCACCGGCCCGCTCGGTACGTGGGGAATCCTGCTCATCCTCGTGGGCGCGCTGTCCAAATCCGCCCTCGTGCCCTTCCACTTCTGGCTGCCGGCCGCCATGGCCGCCCCCACCCCGGTGAGCGCCTACCTGCATGCCGCCGCGATGGTGAAGGCCGGTATCTACATTGTGGCCAGGCTCGCCCCCGGCTACGCGGACAGCGATGGGTGGCTGCCCGTGCTTGTGACCCTCGGCGTGTGGACCATGCTTGTGGGCGCGTGGCGCTCGCTGCGCCAGTACGACCTCAAGCTCCTGCTGGCCTACGGCACCGTGAGCCAGCTCGGTTTCCTGATGATCGTCGTCGGCTTCGGCACCCGCAACACGGCCCTCGCCGGTGCCGCGCTGCTGCTCGCCCACGCGCTGTACAAGGCCACCCTGTTCCTCGTGGTGGGCGTGATCGACCATCGCGCGGGCACCCGCGACTGGCGAGCGCTCTCCGGGGTGGGACGCAGCAGCCCCGCCCTCGCCGTCATCGCGCTCATCGCGGTTGCCTCCATGGCCGGCATTCCCCCGCTCTTCGGCTACGTGGCGAAGGAGGCCGTGTTCACCTCGCTGCTCGACGCGGGTGTGGGCGGCAGCGCCTGGGGCTGGATCGCGCTCGTCGGCACGGCGGTCGGATCCGTGCTCACCGTGGCCTACAGCATCCGTTTCTTCTGGGGCGCTTTCGGCACCCGCCCCACGGTGGCGACGACCGTGCTGCACCCGAGCCCGAGGGACACCCTGCTGGCCCCGGCAGTTCTCACCGTGGCGACCGTGGCCTTGGGCGTGTTCGCCTCGGCCCTCGACCCGCTGCTCGCGCCGTACGCCAACACCGTTCCCGGTGACGGCAGCGCGAGTGAGGCGTATTACCTTGCCCTCTGGCACGGTCTCGAACCAGCGTTGCTCCTGAGCGCCGTGGTGATCGGTCTGGGCGTGCTGCTGTTCCGCTGGCGTCGGCGCGTCGCCCGGCTGCAGGCCACCGTGCCGGCGTGGATCGACGCGGGCCACGGGTATGGCATGACGGTGCGCGCCGTCGACCGCACCGCGGCAAGGCTGACCTACCTGGGGCAGCGCGGGGGACTGCCGCAGTACCTCGGAACCATCCTCGTCGTGTTCGTGCTCGCCCTCGGGTTCGCCGCCGCGGTGAACCGCAGCTGGCCGGAGCGTATCGTGCTGTGGGACTACCCGGGACAGGTGCTCATCGCCCTCATCATGGGTATCGCCGCCGTCATGGCCGCCCGGGTGGGGCAGCGGATGACCGCGGTGCTGTTGGCCGGCGTCACCGGCTTTGGCCTCGTGGTGCTTTTCGCGTTCCACGGCGCCCCCGACCTCGCGCTCACCCAGGCGCTCGTCGAAACGATCACCCTGGTCATCTTCGTGCTCGTGCTGCGCCGCCTCCCCACCCAGATTGCCCAGCACAATCGACCCAGGCACCGCAAGCGTCGAGCCCTCATCGGCGCCCTGGTGGGCATCGTAATGGGTACGATCGGCGTGGTCGCGCTCGGTGCACGTCAGGATCCGAGCATTGCCAGTGAGCTTCCTCGCCTCGCTGTGGAGGAGGGCCACGGCAACAACATCGTCAACGTGATGCTCGTGGACATTCGCGCGTGGGACACTCTGGGCGAAATCGCCGTGCTCATCGTCGTGGCCACCGGTGTGGCCAGCCTGCTGTTCGTCTCCGGCCGCAACGCCGAAGTGCCCCGGCTCAGGGATTCCCGGCGGTTGCGCCTGGGCCGTAACCGCCGTCGCGTCATCGCCGACCCGGAGGTCTCGGGGGAGGGACACGCCGTCACGCGCCAGGCCTTCCTGGTTGCCGGGCGTAAAATTCCCGCCCAGCACCGCTCGATCCTGATCGAGGTGCTCGTGCGCATGTTGTTCCACCCGGCAATCATCGTCTCCCTGTACCTGCTCTTCGCCGGTCACAACGAGCCAGGTGGCGGCTTCGCCGGCGGGCTCATTGCCGGCCTGGCGCTCGTGCTGCGCTACATTGCCGGAGGACGCTACGAGCTCGGCGAGGCCGCCCCCATCGACCCGGGCAAAATCCTCGGACTCGGTATCATCCTTGCCGGGGGCCTGAGCGTCGTCTCGCTCGTCTTCGGCGGCGTTCCGCTTGAATCGGCCTATGTGACGACCGAGGTTCCCGTACTCGGCTCGCTGTCGTTCGGCACATCCACCATCTTCGATATTGGCGTCTACCTCGTGGTGATTGGGCTCGTGTACGACATTCTGCGCAGCCTCGGCAGCGAGATCGACCGACAGAGCGAGGTCGATGAGCTCGGGCCGGAACTGCAGACATCCGTTCCCGGCTCGGGTCTCGTCGCAAGTGAGACGACAACGGATACCGCGCCGGTGACCACATGGGAGGGCCGAGCATGA
- the mnhG gene encoding monovalent cation/H(+) antiporter subunit G: MSDVLHDALTAVLVLAGALMCFAAGVGLLRFPDVFSRIHASTKPQIFGLMAIVTDVAVNNFTVGTVTLIVAIVLFQALTAPMAAHLVGRAAYGTQHLHPELLIVDELAGRGAPGSPGAASGPQAPPA, from the coding sequence ATGAGTGACGTGCTGCACGACGCCCTGACCGCCGTTCTCGTGCTCGCCGGGGCGCTCATGTGCTTCGCGGCCGGGGTCGGGCTGCTGCGCTTTCCCGACGTTTTCAGCCGCATCCACGCCTCCACGAAGCCGCAGATCTTCGGTCTGATGGCGATCGTGACCGATGTTGCGGTCAACAACTTCACCGTGGGAACGGTCACCCTCATCGTGGCCATCGTGCTCTTCCAGGCGCTCACCGCGCCCATGGCCGCCCACCTCGTGGGCCGGGCCGCCTACGGTACGCAGCATCTGCACCCCGAACTGTTGATTGTGGACGAGCTCGCGGGCCGCGGAGCCCCCGGCAGCCCAGGGGCAGCATCCGGTCCGCAGGCGCCTCCGGCCTGA
- a CDS encoding sodium:proton antiporter translates to MNASLTLVVLMAVMYACGVYVMLERSLTRVLIGFLLVGNATNLLIFIMSGRPGNAPIVTGTSLDDSMVDPVPQVLMLTAIVINFGITALLLALIYRSWWLARLGDEGDNLGDEHVDDVATSSESALRSSSEDEDAVQDSLDEFERGTDDSDAPVPTIDPPATEGKTR, encoded by the coding sequence ATGAACGCCTCCCTGACCCTCGTTGTGTTGATGGCCGTTATGTACGCCTGCGGCGTGTACGTGATGCTGGAGCGCAGCCTCACCCGGGTGCTGATCGGGTTCCTGCTTGTGGGGAATGCGACGAACCTGCTGATCTTCATCATGAGTGGCCGGCCGGGAAACGCACCCATTGTCACGGGCACGAGCCTGGACGATTCTATGGTCGACCCGGTTCCCCAGGTGCTCATGCTCACGGCCATCGTCATTAACTTCGGCATCACCGCGCTGCTGCTCGCCCTCATCTATCGCTCGTGGTGGCTCGCCCGCCTCGGCGACGAGGGTGACAATCTGGGCGACGAGCACGTCGACGATGTCGCAACGTCCAGCGAGTCCGCACTGCGTTCGTCGTCGGAGGATGAGGACGCCGTGCAGGATTCGCTCGACGAGTTCGAGCGTGGCACCGACGACTCGGATGCCCCCGTACCCACCATCGACCCCCCGGCCACCGAGGGGAAGACCCGATGA